A window of Synechococcus sp. MEDNS5 contains these coding sequences:
- a CDS encoding alpha/beta hydrolase: protein MDDLLIHCSEEHPQIRLVLLHGWGADASDLMPLGESLARGSGLALECLALNAPLPHPAGFGRQWYGLFPAQWADVPQAVNQLKERLEAIDQQQIPLSRTVLLGFSQGGAMALDVGCQLPLAGIIACSAYPHPHWQPRTERPPVVLIHGRDDDVVPVEAQTELAEQLGGESETCQLITFSGGHTIPETTQPLMVQALQSWLKPISQAP from the coding sequence ATGGACGACCTCCTGATCCATTGCAGCGAGGAACACCCCCAGATACGTCTGGTGCTTCTGCACGGCTGGGGGGCCGATGCCAGTGATCTGATGCCCTTGGGCGAATCCCTCGCCAGAGGTTCTGGGTTGGCCTTGGAGTGCTTGGCCTTGAACGCACCGTTGCCTCACCCGGCAGGCTTTGGGCGTCAGTGGTACGGGTTATTTCCAGCGCAATGGGCCGACGTTCCCCAAGCTGTGAACCAGTTAAAAGAGCGCCTCGAGGCAATCGATCAACAGCAGATTCCGCTTTCAAGAACGGTATTGCTGGGTTTCTCTCAGGGGGGCGCCATGGCCCTGGATGTGGGATGTCAACTCCCTTTGGCAGGGATCATCGCCTGCAGCGCCTATCCCCACCCCCATTGGCAACCGCGAACAGAACGGCCCCCGGTCGTGCTCATCCACGGCCGGGATGACGACGTCGTTCCCGTCGAAGCGCAAACAGAATTGGCCGAACAGCTGGGCGGCGAGAGTGAGACATGCCAGCTGATCACTTTTTCAGGAGGGCACACCATCCCCGAGACCACTCAGCCTCTGATGGTTCAGGCCCTGCAGTCCTGGCTGAAGCCAATCAGCCAGGCGCCTTAG
- a CDS encoding photosystem II reaction center protein K, translating into MAAFSLDLLAQLPEAYQAFGPLIDILPIIPVFFLLLAFVWQASVGFR; encoded by the coding sequence ATGGCTGCCTTCTCCCTTGACCTGCTGGCCCAACTTCCCGAGGCCTACCAGGCATTCGGCCCACTGATCGACATCCTTCCGATCATCCCCGTTTTCTTCCTGCTTCTGGCCTTCGTTTGGCAGGCCTCCGTAGGCTTTCGTTAA
- the tgt gene encoding tRNA guanosine(34) transglycosylase Tgt gives MFDFQINATCRHTAARCGCFQTPHGPVSTPRFMPVGTLATVKGVTADQLVTTGAQMVLSNTYHLHLQPGEAVVEAAGGLHRFMGWQGPMLTDSGGFQVFSLGDLNRIDDHGVDFRNPRDGSRILLTPERSMEIQMALGADVAMAFDQCPPYPATENDVEEASRRTHAWLERCVASHTRTDQALFGIVQGGCFPHLRDASARAVADFDLPGIAIGGVSVGEPVEDMHRIVRQVTPLLPHDRPRYLMGIGTLQEMAVAVANGIDLFDCVLPTRLGRHGTAMVAGERWNLRNARFRHDHTPLDPTCPCIACKQHTRAYLHHLIRSEELLGLTLLSLHNLTHLIRFTSAMERAIREGCFAEDFRPWNDDSPAHHTW, from the coding sequence ATGTTCGACTTCCAGATCAACGCAACATGCCGGCACACCGCTGCACGCTGCGGTTGTTTTCAGACTCCCCATGGACCGGTGAGTACGCCGCGATTCATGCCCGTGGGAACGCTGGCCACCGTGAAGGGCGTGACAGCCGATCAACTCGTCACGACGGGAGCACAGATGGTGCTCTCAAACACTTACCACCTGCACCTCCAACCCGGTGAAGCCGTGGTGGAGGCCGCCGGCGGGCTCCATCGCTTCATGGGCTGGCAGGGCCCGATGCTCACCGATTCAGGAGGATTCCAGGTGTTCAGCCTGGGGGACCTCAATCGCATCGACGACCATGGCGTTGATTTCCGCAATCCTCGGGACGGCAGCCGCATCCTGCTGACGCCGGAACGCTCGATGGAGATCCAGATGGCCCTGGGCGCGGATGTGGCCATGGCGTTTGATCAGTGCCCCCCTTACCCAGCCACGGAAAATGATGTGGAGGAGGCCAGTCGGCGCACCCATGCCTGGCTCGAACGTTGCGTGGCCTCCCACACCCGCACCGACCAGGCCTTGTTCGGGATCGTGCAAGGGGGGTGCTTCCCTCACCTGCGGGACGCCAGCGCAAGAGCGGTCGCCGACTTCGACCTCCCGGGCATCGCCATCGGCGGCGTCAGCGTGGGAGAGCCGGTGGAGGACATGCACCGCATTGTTCGGCAAGTCACGCCCCTGCTGCCTCATGACCGTCCGCGGTACCTGATGGGCATCGGCACGCTGCAGGAAATGGCCGTCGCTGTCGCCAATGGAATCGATCTGTTCGACTGCGTGCTCCCCACCCGCCTCGGGCGGCACGGCACAGCCATGGTGGCCGGGGAACGCTGGAACCTCCGCAACGCCCGCTTCCGGCACGACCACACACCGCTCGACCCCACGTGCCCCTGCATCGCCTGCAAGCAACACACCCGGGCCTACCTGCACCACCTGATCCGCAGTGAAGAGCTGCTCGGACTGACCCTGCTGAGCCTGCACAACCTCACGCATCTGATCCGCTTCACCAGTGCCATGGAACGCGCGATTCGCGAAGGCTGTTTTGCAGAGGATTTCCGTCCCTGGAACGACGACTCACCGGCCCATCACACGTGGTAG
- a CDS encoding adenosylcobinamide-GDP ribazoletransferase → MRSDRRCCPLRIASLFWLRDLAGAWIFYSVLPAWPWPSPRFERIARFAPWIGLVIGGLQALLWVLLSAMSWSAESCALMVIALAAWLTGGLHVDGLMDTADGLAAGQERCLEAMDDSRVGASGVLALLLVVLLQAGALIRLGPWAPIALVMAAVIGRIAPLGAMAWFPYLRQGGTAAFHRRHWRGAQDWVPAMILIVLLLCGAALWGGGLVQYLALVSVVGLGAAWRVVECLGKRLGGHTGDTYGACLMWGETFTLLSSALLFPAWLAAG, encoded by the coding sequence GTGAGGTCAGATCGCCGATGCTGCCCCCTGAGAATCGCTTCTCTGTTCTGGCTTCGGGATCTAGCCGGTGCCTGGATTTTCTATTCCGTTCTGCCCGCCTGGCCCTGGCCTTCGCCACGGTTTGAGCGCATTGCCCGCTTTGCTCCCTGGATCGGCCTGGTGATCGGTGGCCTTCAGGCGTTGCTCTGGGTCCTGCTCAGTGCCATGAGCTGGTCGGCTGAGAGCTGTGCCTTGATGGTCATCGCCCTGGCAGCCTGGCTCACGGGTGGATTGCATGTCGACGGCCTGATGGACACGGCCGACGGTCTGGCTGCAGGGCAAGAGCGCTGCCTTGAAGCCATGGACGACAGTCGTGTCGGAGCTAGCGGTGTTCTGGCTCTGCTGCTTGTTGTGCTTCTGCAAGCAGGGGCCTTGATCAGGCTGGGGCCATGGGCCCCGATCGCGCTGGTGATGGCTGCTGTGATTGGCAGGATTGCTCCTCTCGGCGCAATGGCATGGTTTCCTTACCTCCGCCAGGGCGGGACTGCGGCCTTTCATCGCCGGCACTGGCGTGGGGCCCAGGACTGGGTGCCGGCCATGATCCTGATCGTGTTGCTCCTCTGCGGCGCGGCCTTGTGGGGGGGCGGTCTCGTTCAGTACTTGGCTCTGGTCTCAGTGGTGGGCCTGGGAGCTGCTTGGCGGGTTGTGGAGTGTCTCGGGAAGCGCCTGGGTGGTCACACCGGAGACACCTACGGAGCCTGTCTGATGTGGGGAGAGACCTTCACTCTGCTGAGTTCAGCGCTGCTCTTTCCTGCGTGGTTGGCGGCAGGCTGA
- a CDS encoding WecB/TagA/CpsF family glycosyltransferase has translation METISTGPRDRRRCHVLGVPVDACRDVAASAIGLHGEGGGQIVTLNAEMTMRARQDSDLGAVIAQADLVVPDGAGVVWALGRQGVRVRRSPGIELAWSLLSYAEAHDWSVALVGGSPEVMERLKTTLARSHPRLRLLMAEHGFQASEAWPALESRLRGLRPDLVLVALGVPRQEVWAKSMRQSLPGLWMGVGGSFDVWSGLKQRAPEWTSRLQMEWLFRLLQDPSRWRRYLVLPQFAWAVLRAGGRRR, from the coding sequence ATGGAAACAATCAGCACTGGCCCGCGAGATCGCCGTCGCTGCCACGTTCTTGGGGTTCCTGTTGACGCTTGCCGCGACGTGGCGGCTTCAGCCATCGGCCTGCATGGAGAGGGTGGGGGTCAGATCGTGACACTCAATGCTGAAATGACGATGCGGGCACGTCAGGACTCAGATCTGGGAGCGGTGATTGCCCAGGCCGACCTGGTGGTTCCGGATGGAGCAGGAGTGGTCTGGGCCTTAGGTCGTCAGGGGGTCAGGGTGCGTCGCAGCCCTGGTATCGAGCTGGCCTGGTCTCTGCTCAGCTATGCCGAAGCTCATGACTGGTCCGTTGCCCTGGTGGGTGGTTCACCCGAGGTGATGGAGCGTTTGAAGACCACGCTGGCTCGGAGCCATCCCCGCTTGAGGTTGCTGATGGCAGAGCACGGATTTCAAGCCTCAGAGGCTTGGCCGGCTCTGGAGTCTCGTCTGCGCGGTCTGCGGCCTGATCTCGTGCTGGTGGCTCTTGGTGTGCCCCGTCAGGAAGTCTGGGCGAAGAGCATGCGTCAGTCCCTTCCGGGGCTCTGGATGGGCGTGGGTGGCAGCTTCGATGTCTGGTCCGGCCTCAAGCAGCGCGCACCGGAGTGGACCAGTCGACTGCAGATGGAATGGCTTTTCAGGCTGCTCCAGGACCCATCACGCTGGCGGCGTTATCTGGTGCTCCCCCAATTCGCTTGGGCTGTGCTTCGAGCGGGCGGTCGTCGGCGTTAA
- a CDS encoding ammonium transporter, whose protein sequence is MTTALNSPSGRRKALQEASLLEGPMLLLRSIRGFRTNRSLTWLACVPVALLGLGLFNLSAHAAELPDLNAAFLANNLWLLIATILVIFMNAGFAMVEAGMCRQKNAVNILAKNLFVFALAVTAYWFIGFSLMYGSAFWEGILYYGKGGAFGLFFDPTVTPEMVTNGDLVPSVDFLFQAAFAGTAATIVSGLVAERVKFGEFVIFALVLTAFIYPISGSWQWNGDGWLAKLGFIDFAGSSIVHSVGAWAGLVGAMLLGPRIGKYVNGRTQAIPGHNMAIATLGALILWIGWYGFNPGSVLGMDQTVAYVAVTTTLAAAGGAIGATVVSTMTSGKPDLTMIINGILAGLVSITAGCGNMTMVGSWVAGLIGGIIVVFSVAALDNAGIDDPVGAFSVHGVCGIWGTLVVGLWGVDGATGIGLFNSGSFSQLGIQAVGCAAYAIWPLVTCWIAWSIIGALFGGIRVSEEEETMGLDIGEHGMEAYPDFASSGN, encoded by the coding sequence ATGACAACTGCTTTGAACTCTCCATCAGGGAGGCGAAAAGCTCTCCAGGAGGCAAGCCTGCTGGAGGGGCCAATGCTCCTTTTACGAAGCATCCGCGGCTTCCGCACAAACCGCTCGCTCACGTGGCTTGCATGTGTGCCTGTAGCCCTCTTGGGACTCGGCCTCTTCAACTTGTCGGCCCACGCTGCTGAACTCCCCGATCTCAACGCAGCGTTCCTCGCCAACAACCTTTGGTTGCTGATCGCCACCATTCTGGTGATCTTTATGAACGCCGGCTTCGCCATGGTGGAAGCCGGGATGTGTCGCCAGAAGAACGCAGTCAACATTCTCGCCAAAAACCTCTTTGTGTTCGCCCTTGCGGTGACTGCCTACTGGTTCATCGGCTTCTCGCTGATGTACGGCAGCGCTTTCTGGGAGGGAATTCTTTACTACGGCAAAGGCGGCGCTTTTGGTCTGTTCTTTGATCCCACGGTGACGCCTGAGATGGTCACGAATGGAGATCTTGTTCCATCCGTTGATTTCCTCTTTCAGGCTGCTTTCGCAGGAACTGCTGCAACCATCGTTTCCGGACTGGTTGCTGAACGGGTCAAGTTCGGTGAATTCGTGATCTTTGCGCTGGTCCTTACCGCTTTCATCTACCCGATTTCCGGCTCCTGGCAGTGGAATGGTGATGGCTGGCTCGCTAAATTGGGTTTCATCGACTTTGCCGGTTCCTCAATCGTTCACTCCGTGGGCGCCTGGGCAGGCCTAGTTGGCGCCATGCTGCTTGGACCCCGTATCGGCAAGTACGTGAATGGCAGAACTCAAGCCATTCCCGGCCACAACATGGCGATCGCCACACTCGGTGCCTTGATCCTCTGGATCGGCTGGTATGGCTTCAACCCCGGCTCTGTGCTGGGTATGGACCAAACGGTTGCTTACGTGGCCGTGACGACCACCCTTGCCGCAGCTGGTGGAGCCATTGGCGCCACCGTGGTTTCCACCATGACCTCCGGCAAACCTGACCTCACCATGATCATCAACGGCATCCTTGCCGGCCTGGTGAGCATCACCGCGGGTTGCGGAAATATGACCATGGTTGGCTCCTGGGTGGCAGGTTTGATCGGCGGCATCATCGTGGTGTTCTCGGTCGCAGCCCTCGACAACGCAGGTATCGATGATCCTGTGGGCGCCTTCTCAGTTCATGGCGTATGCGGTATTTGGGGAACCCTGGTGGTTGGCCTATGGGGTGTTGATGGTGCAACCGGCATCGGCCTTTTCAACAGTGGAAGCTTCTCCCAGCTCGGCATCCAAGCTGTTGGCTGCGCGGCTTACGCCATCTGGCCACTGGTGACCTGCTGGATTGCTTGGAGCATCATCGGTGCACTGTTCGGGGGCATTCGTGTCAGCGAAGAAGAAGAGACCATGGGTCTTGACATCGGTGAGCACGGCATGGAGGCCTATCCCGACTTCGCTTCCTCTGGGAACTGA
- the purH gene encoding bifunctional phosphoribosylaminoimidazolecarboxamide formyltransferase/IMP cyclohydrolase: MAPTALLSVSDKSGLVPLAKTLLERHGYQLLSSGGTAKVLQEAGLPVTPVADHTGAPEILGGRVKTLHPRIHGGILARRGDPEHEADLQAQQITPIDVVVVNLYPFRETVADPAVSWERAIENIDIGGPTMVRSAAKNHEHVAVLTDPDQYDRFLQDLAESGGTVSSALRRRLALEAFAHTAAYDAAITRWMQSRPELQPADDPSASPLPWLEALPLRQRLRYGENPHQSAAWYSTPKAGWGGAIQLQGKELSTNNLLDLEAALATVREFGYGQSGSHPAVRPAAVVVKHTNPCGVAVADREAAALTRALDGDRVSAFGGIVAVNGRVDAPAARELTSLFLECVVAPEYAPEAREILASKGNLRVLELPSTAIDAAGHDHLRSILGGLLVQDLDDHPVAMDAWTVATERAPSQAESDDLCFAWQLVRHVRSNAIVVAKEGQSLGIGAGQMNRVGSARIALEAAGDRARGAVLASDGFFPFDDTVRLAAQHGITAVIHPGGSKRDEDSIKACDELGLAMLLTGRRHFLH, encoded by the coding sequence ATGGCCCCCACAGCGCTGCTGAGTGTGTCTGACAAGAGTGGTCTGGTGCCACTGGCCAAGACCCTGCTTGAGCGTCACGGGTACCAGCTTCTTTCCAGTGGCGGTACGGCCAAGGTGTTGCAGGAGGCCGGTCTACCGGTCACGCCTGTGGCCGATCACACCGGTGCCCCGGAGATCCTGGGTGGTCGTGTGAAGACGCTCCATCCCCGCATTCATGGCGGAATCCTGGCTCGTCGCGGTGATCCAGAGCATGAAGCGGATCTGCAGGCTCAGCAGATCACGCCGATTGATGTGGTGGTGGTCAATCTTTATCCCTTCCGAGAGACCGTCGCCGATCCCGCTGTGAGCTGGGAGCGGGCGATCGAGAACATCGACATTGGAGGGCCCACGATGGTGCGCTCCGCAGCCAAGAACCATGAACACGTGGCTGTGCTGACCGATCCAGACCAATACGACCGCTTTCTCCAGGACCTGGCTGAATCGGGGGGGACCGTGAGTTCTGCGCTGCGGCGGCGGCTGGCCCTGGAGGCCTTTGCTCACACCGCGGCTTACGACGCTGCGATTACGCGCTGGATGCAGAGCAGGCCAGAGTTGCAGCCTGCCGACGACCCATCAGCATCTCCACTCCCTTGGCTGGAAGCCCTGCCCCTGCGCCAGCGGCTGCGTTACGGCGAGAACCCTCACCAAAGCGCAGCCTGGTACAGCACACCCAAGGCTGGGTGGGGAGGCGCCATTCAGTTGCAGGGGAAGGAGCTGAGCACCAATAACCTTCTCGATCTCGAAGCAGCGCTCGCCACGGTGCGGGAGTTCGGCTATGGCCAGAGTGGGAGCCACCCGGCTGTGCGGCCGGCGGCTGTTGTGGTGAAACACACCAACCCCTGCGGTGTGGCGGTCGCCGATCGAGAAGCGGCCGCCCTGACCCGAGCCCTGGACGGCGATCGTGTCAGCGCCTTCGGGGGCATTGTGGCGGTCAACGGTCGCGTGGATGCCCCCGCTGCCCGTGAACTCACCAGTCTTTTCCTGGAGTGTGTGGTGGCGCCGGAGTATGCGCCCGAGGCCCGGGAGATTCTCGCGTCGAAGGGCAATCTCAGAGTGTTGGAGCTCCCATCCACTGCGATCGATGCTGCCGGGCATGACCATCTGCGCAGCATTTTGGGTGGTCTGCTCGTCCAGGATCTGGATGACCATCCGGTTGCAATGGATGCGTGGACCGTGGCCACTGAGCGGGCTCCCAGTCAGGCTGAGAGCGATGACCTGTGCTTTGCCTGGCAGTTGGTCCGTCATGTCCGCTCCAATGCCATCGTCGTGGCCAAAGAGGGTCAGAGCCTCGGAATCGGTGCGGGGCAGATGAACCGGGTGGGGTCAGCCCGGATTGCCCTCGAGGCGGCAGGGGATCGAGCTCGCGGCGCCGTCCTCGCCAGTGATGGCTTCTTCCCATTCGATGACACGGTGCGATTGGCGGCGCAGCACGGCATCACGGCTGTGATTCATCCGGGAGGCAGCAAGCGTGACGAGGATTCCATCAAGGCATGTGATGAACTCGGGCTGGCGATGCTGCTCACGGGGCGGCGGCACTTCCTGCATTGA
- a CDS encoding 4-hydroxy-3-methylbut-2-enyl diphosphate reductase — translation MDTHAFKRSLHHSDRYNRRGFGRAEEVAGSLEQAYQSSLIGSIRDNGYRLNHGRLQVRLAKDFGFCWGVERAVAMAYETRKHYPSERLWITNEIIHNPSVNDHLREMNVQFIPVEQGVKDFSGVTSGDVVILPAFGATVQEMQLLNERGCHIVDTTCPWVSKVWNTVEKHKKQTFTSIIHGKVKHEETLATSSFAGTYLVVLDLEEAQIVADYILGKGDRSSFMARFSKACSPGFDPDQDLEKLGVANQTTMLKRETEEIGRLFERTMLSKFGPMQLNEHFLAFNTICDATQERQDAMFSLVDEPLDLMVVIGGYNSSNTTHLQEIAINRGIRSFHIDTPERISADNSIEHKPLGQELIREQNFLPGGSVSVGITSGASTPDRVVEHVIQQLISLSERN, via the coding sequence ATGGATACCCACGCCTTCAAGCGCTCCCTGCACCATTCCGACCGCTACAACCGCCGAGGGTTCGGACGTGCTGAAGAGGTGGCCGGAAGCCTGGAGCAGGCCTACCAAAGCAGCCTGATTGGATCCATTCGTGACAACGGGTACCGCTTGAACCATGGTCGGCTTCAAGTGCGCCTCGCCAAGGACTTCGGCTTCTGCTGGGGCGTGGAGCGCGCTGTTGCCATGGCCTATGAAACCCGGAAGCACTACCCCAGTGAGCGCTTGTGGATCACCAATGAGATCATTCACAACCCTTCAGTCAACGACCACCTCCGTGAGATGAACGTTCAGTTCATCCCCGTTGAGCAAGGCGTGAAGGACTTCTCCGGTGTCACCTCTGGAGATGTCGTGATTCTTCCCGCTTTTGGCGCGACGGTTCAGGAGATGCAGCTGCTCAATGAACGGGGATGCCACATCGTTGACACCACCTGCCCCTGGGTCTCCAAGGTTTGGAACACCGTGGAGAAGCACAAGAAACAGACGTTCACCTCAATCATTCACGGCAAGGTGAAGCATGAGGAGACCCTGGCCACCAGCTCCTTCGCTGGAACCTACCTCGTGGTTCTTGACCTTGAGGAAGCGCAGATCGTCGCGGATTACATCCTGGGCAAAGGAGACCGGAGCAGCTTCATGGCTCGCTTTTCCAAAGCATGCTCCCCGGGCTTCGATCCGGATCAGGATCTTGAAAAACTCGGCGTTGCCAATCAGACCACCATGCTCAAACGGGAAACCGAAGAGATCGGTCGCCTATTTGAACGCACCATGCTCAGCAAATTCGGCCCAATGCAACTCAATGAGCATTTCCTGGCGTTTAACACCATCTGCGATGCCACCCAGGAACGCCAGGACGCGATGTTTTCCCTTGTGGATGAACCCCTCGACCTGATGGTGGTGATCGGCGGCTACAACTCCTCCAACACCACACATCTCCAGGAAATCGCCATCAACCGCGGCATCCGCTCCTTCCATATCGACACACCAGAGCGCATCAGTGCCGATAACAGCATCGAACACAAACCTCTCGGCCAAGAGCTCATCCGCGAACAGAACTTCCTGCCGGGAGGATCCGTCTCGGTGGGCATCACATCCGGCGCCTCGACCCCGGATCGTGTTGTGGAACACGTGATCCAGCAATTAATCAGTCTCAGCGAGAGGAACTGA
- a CDS encoding DUF4079 domain-containing protein — MTLAALPFALSFVHPLMMWVLLLASAYAMYLGIKAKKTRTGTPEQRKALIPGKFAQRHFRWGGLLLGLIVLGSIGGMAVTYLNNDKLFMGPHLLAGLAMTAMIAVAASLSPFMQQGNVIARKAHVGLNMGMMTLFLWQAVSGMEIVNKIWSSR, encoded by the coding sequence ATGACGCTTGCCGCGCTGCCTTTCGCCCTGAGTTTCGTTCACCCACTGATGATGTGGGTGCTGCTTTTGGCGTCTGCCTATGCGATGTATCTGGGGATTAAAGCCAAGAAGACCCGCACGGGAACGCCTGAACAGCGCAAGGCTTTGATCCCTGGAAAGTTCGCTCAGCGTCATTTCCGCTGGGGTGGGCTGCTGCTAGGGCTGATCGTTCTCGGCAGCATCGGTGGCATGGCGGTCACCTATCTGAACAACGACAAGCTGTTCATGGGCCCTCACCTCCTGGCCGGACTGGCCATGACGGCCATGATCGCGGTGGCGGCGTCCCTGTCACCGTTCATGCAGCAAGGCAATGTGATCGCCCGCAAGGCCCATGTCGGTCTCAATATGGGGATGATGACCCTCTTCCTCTGGCAGGCGGTCAGTGGAATGGAAATCGTCAACAAGATCTGGTCGAGTCGCTGA
- a CDS encoding DUF3155 domain-containing protein codes for MSKKRKRISRRRLAGQRVLAHVPTFHLETGEHKPVTAARRFIAEGGLVPPALLNVRRNEHTTDRFFWGEKGLFSAQYAEENHFLFPSLRLIVDNVGEEVIFEGLELASDDWEEMEEYEYAFV; via the coding sequence ATGTCTAAGAAGCGCAAGCGGATCAGCCGCCGCCGTCTCGCCGGCCAACGGGTTCTCGCCCATGTACCGACGTTTCATCTCGAAACCGGCGAGCACAAGCCCGTCACTGCAGCCCGCCGCTTCATCGCGGAGGGCGGACTGGTGCCTCCTGCCCTTCTGAACGTCCGGCGCAACGAGCACACCACGGACCGTTTCTTCTGGGGAGAAAAAGGTCTGTTTAGCGCGCAGTACGCCGAAGAAAATCATTTTCTCTTCCCTTCCTTGCGATTGATTGTCGACAACGTCGGCGAAGAGGTGATCTTCGAGGGCCTCGAGCTTGCCTCCGACGACTGGGAGGAGATGGAGGAATACGAATACGCGTTCGTTTGA
- a CDS encoding DUF1997 domain-containing protein, with protein sequence MLLLSRPPADSLRTCHGKDPQVRCYRSHFSDCMEMRASSAVVASYLDRHDDWFRRCAAPMEAQALDAQAYVMTLGRFGNFGFEVEPTIALRLLPGHEGSYAIETVTLPAVDPALAALYDVDFQAGLTLINDVDRGLPATCVRWELDLSIWISLPKVITMLPDGLVQSSGDRLLRQIVRQISRRLTWKVQEDFHGSHGLACPPRRRATF encoded by the coding sequence GTGCTGCTCTTGTCGAGACCACCAGCCGATTCCCTCCGCACCTGCCATGGCAAGGATCCACAGGTGCGCTGTTATCGCAGCCACTTCAGTGACTGCATGGAGATGCGCGCCAGTTCAGCTGTGGTAGCCAGCTATCTCGATCGACACGACGATTGGTTCCGCCGTTGCGCCGCACCGATGGAGGCACAGGCTCTTGACGCCCAGGCTTATGTCATGACCCTTGGGCGGTTCGGGAATTTCGGCTTCGAGGTGGAGCCAACCATCGCCTTGCGCCTGCTGCCTGGCCATGAGGGCAGCTATGCCATTGAAACGGTGACGCTGCCAGCGGTGGATCCCGCATTGGCCGCGCTCTACGACGTTGATTTTCAGGCTGGTCTCACCCTGATCAACGACGTTGACCGGGGCCTTCCTGCGACCTGCGTGCGCTGGGAGCTGGATCTCAGCATCTGGATCTCACTTCCGAAAGTGATCACCATGCTCCCCGATGGCCTGGTGCAATCCAGCGGTGATCGACTGCTGCGTCAGATCGTGAGGCAGATTTCACGGCGGCTCACCTGGAAAGTGCAGGAAGACTTCCATGGAAGCCATGGGCTTGCCTGCCCGCCACGACGACGGGCCACCTTCTAA
- a CDS encoding sensor histidine kinase KdpD translates to MHLSDRFLALAQQHLNALTSDGAAERLALYLTERQEGATPSLTLIAQSPQEVALPDSIAQDPSLRSAAPERRWYPLRHQSMLLGVLRAERHEGAGPTTAHDDRLQTCAETLACIRGLELEQDRLNGRLDVQRQQLSLMVHQLRNPLTALRTYAQLLLRRLGPDDQQRPLVENLIREQAQLDRYVSSLEGIGREDLRLEPENATPLLLPPVPADAPDLTIADLLSPLVERAAATAALQGRLWRAPERWPSWTQRQRPAADAVAAEIVANLLENAFRYSPNGCDLGLHLHDHGVCVWDAGPPIPENERDRIFLKGVRGSTSSERAGSGLGLALAQTLARQRGGQLELLRSPAELDPCLPNQGNAFLLSLPPTTQERAALNSAE, encoded by the coding sequence ATGCATCTTTCTGATCGGTTTCTGGCTCTGGCGCAGCAACATCTCAACGCCCTGACCAGCGACGGAGCCGCCGAACGCCTGGCCCTCTACCTCACAGAACGGCAGGAAGGAGCCACACCGAGCCTCACCCTGATCGCCCAGTCCCCCCAGGAAGTCGCCCTTCCTGACTCGATCGCCCAGGATCCAAGCCTGCGCAGCGCAGCACCGGAACGACGCTGGTACCCCCTGCGGCATCAATCCATGCTCCTCGGCGTGCTGCGGGCTGAACGGCACGAAGGAGCCGGGCCAACCACAGCCCATGACGACCGCCTGCAGACCTGCGCCGAAACCCTGGCCTGCATTCGCGGACTGGAACTCGAGCAAGACCGGCTGAATGGCCGGCTGGATGTTCAGCGTCAGCAGCTTTCGCTGATGGTGCACCAGCTGCGCAATCCGCTCACAGCCCTGAGGACCTACGCCCAGCTGTTGCTGCGGCGCCTGGGTCCCGATGACCAGCAACGACCACTGGTGGAGAACCTGATCCGCGAACAGGCGCAACTCGATCGCTATGTCAGCTCTCTCGAAGGGATCGGCCGGGAGGACCTGCGGCTTGAGCCGGAGAACGCCACCCCACTGCTGCTACCACCTGTGCCTGCTGACGCACCCGATCTCACGATCGCCGACCTGTTGAGCCCACTCGTGGAACGCGCCGCTGCTACGGCCGCGCTGCAGGGACGGCTATGGCGAGCACCGGAGCGATGGCCGAGCTGGACGCAGAGACAACGTCCGGCCGCCGATGCCGTGGCCGCTGAGATCGTGGCCAACCTGCTGGAGAACGCCTTTCGTTACAGCCCCAATGGCTGTGACCTGGGCCTGCACTTGCATGACCATGGGGTGTGCGTTTGGGATGCGGGCCCGCCCATTCCCGAGAACGAGCGAGATCGGATTTTTCTGAAAGGGGTCCGCGGGAGCACCAGCAGCGAGCGAGCAGGATCAGGGCTCGGTCTCGCCCTGGCACAGACGCTTGCCCGGCAACGGGGAGGACAGCTCGAACTCCTGCGATCACCGGCGGAACTGGATCCCTGTCTGCCGAATCAGGGCAATGCCTTCCTGCTCAGCCTGCCGCCAACCACGCAGGAAAGAGCAGCGCTGAACTCAGCAGAGTGA